CCCCAGATCTGGTAGGTCTCGTGGCCCTTCCCGGCGAGGAGCACCACGTCCCCATCGCCGGCCTCGTCCAGCGCGCGGCGGATCGCCTCCCGCCGGTCGAGGACGCGGAGGCGGGGCGCATGCCCCATGCCACGCTCCACGTCGTCGGCGATCCGCTCCGGGTCCTCGGTGCGCGGGTTGTCGGAGGTGACGATGGCCAGGTCGGCGAGGCGCGATGCGACGCGCCCCATCTCCGGGCGCTTTCCGCGGTCGCGGTCGCCGCCGGCCCCGAACACCACGATCAGCCGGCCTGGGGTGAGGGGACGCAGCGCCCCGAGCGCCACCTCCAGCGCATCCGGGGTATGGGCGTAGTCGATCAGCACCGTCCCCGCGATCCCGGGGGTGGGGACCCGCTCCAGCCGGCCGGGCACCTGGGGGAGCGACTCCAACCCGGCGGCCACCTCCTCCGCCGCCCAGCCGAGCCCATGGAAGACCGCGGCGGCGCCCAGCGCGTTGGACACGTTGTAGCCGCCCATCAGCGGGAGCCGCACGGGGACGCTCCCGCCCGGGGTCCGCAGGACGAAGCGGGTCCCCCCGGCGAAGGCCGCCACCTCCTCCGCCCGCACCTCCGCCTCCGCGCGGATCCCGAAGCGCACCGTCCGGCCGCGGGGAGCGCGCACCCCCTCCCAGGCGGGGTCGTCGGCGTTCAGGGCGGCGACTCCGTCGGGCTTCAGCAACTCCAGGAGGCGCAGCTTCGCCGCGCGGTACGCCTCCATGGTGCCGTGGTAGTCCAGGTGGTCGCGGGACAGGTTGGTGAACAGCGCCCCGTCGAAGCGCGCCGCCGCCGCCCGCCCCTGCTCCAGCGCGTGCGAGGAGACCTCCATCGCCACGCCG
This DNA window, taken from Longimicrobiaceae bacterium, encodes the following:
- a CDS encoding UDP-N-acetylmuramoyl-L-alanyl-D-glutamate--2,6-diaminopimelate ligase, with protein sequence DPELRGVAVDSRRVEPGFLFCAVVGTSGDGHRFLPDVAARGAAAALVERADPALALPQVEVSSGRLAAAYAAAAFHGDPWEELTLVGVTGTNGKTTSAAILRHLLACRGPAASIGTLGAVGPDGRTIPGTEGLTTPGPVETAEWLRRLADQGVRGVAMEVSSHALEQGRAAAARFDGALFTNLSRDHLDYHGTMEAYRAAKLRLLELLKPDGVAALNADDPAWEGVRAPRGRTVRFGIRAEAEVRAEEVAAFAGGTRFVLRTPGGSVPVRLPLMGGYNVSNALGAAAVFHGLGWAAEEVAAGLESLPQVPGRLERVPTPGIAGTVLIDYAHTPDALEVALGALRPLTPGRLIVVFGAGGDRDRGKRPEMGRVASRLADLAIVTSDNPRTEDPERIADDVERGMGHAPRLRVLDRREAIRRALDEAGDGDVVLLAGKGHETYQIWGSEVRPFDERVVIGELLAERETTTGRGAD